Proteins encoded within one genomic window of Setaria italica strain Yugu1 chromosome IV, Setaria_italica_v2.0, whole genome shotgun sequence:
- the LOC101785788 gene encoding uncharacterized protein LOC101785788, with amino-acid sequence MASMAQVEERDGLDSSGLSIDKRLPLDAVKSPLKDDAVQPKEGMDGYPVKVRKPYTITKQREKWTEEEHEKFLEALKLYGRSWRQIQEHIGTKTAVQIRSHAQKFFSKVVREPGASNAIEIPPPRPKRKPLHPYPRKCADSSTLANPAVGQPKLAPISSSSGYNVENGSPVSVLSAMQSDTFGSSVSNPSTGCTSPASSDDGNNAPVLVSEEENLLTQQVEDDQSRQEMKLDNSDGDLSEEDSSGGVQETSLKLFGKTVIIPDPKKVCSSDGGCGDGEKSSQPSKQEVLQASSIGGVAAYPTHNGWLLPYHSFQFHMGDSGNARISPLHVWWPYYGFPAGHPRGFSMGLPTEGTCESDTGKSLSAESSSDCLGNVQTTAPTNCKVVKEPLGAIQVPESALSFELKPSTNSAFARVKPGSSRDHSLRGFMPYKRCKVE; translated from the exons ATGGCGTCCATGGCGCAGGTCGAG GAAAGGGATGGATTAGACTCATCTGGGTTGTCAATTGACAAAAGGTTGCCGTTGGATGCTGTCAAATCTCCTCTGAAGGATGATGCAGTGCAACCCAAGGAGGGGATGGATGGGTACCCTGTCAAG GTTAGGAAGCCTTACACGATCACAAAGCAGCGGGAGAAGTGGACGGAGGAAGAGCATGAGAAGTTCCTGGAGGCACTGAAGCTTTATGGTCGGTCTTGGCGCCAGATACAAG AACACATTGGCACAAAGACTGCTGTCCAGATTCGGAGCCATGCTCAGAAGTTTTTCTCCAAG GTGGTGCGCGAACCTGGGGCAAGTAATGCAATTGAGATCCCACCCCCTAGGCCAAAGAGAAAACCACTGCATCCATATCCTCGCAAGTGTGCCGATTCCAGCACCTTGGCAAATCCTGCAGTGGGCCAACCAAAGCTTGCCCCTATATCATCGTCGTCTGGTTACAACGTAGAGAATGGTTCACCTGTGTCTGTGCTATCTGCAATGCAGTCGGATACTTTTGGGTCATCAGTATCAAATCCATCAACAGGGTGTACGTCCCCTGCATCATCAGATGATGGGAATAATGCCCCTGTGTTGGTGAGTGAAGAGGAAAATTTACTTACTCAACAAGTTGAGGATGATCAGTCCCGTCAG GAAATGAAGCTGGACAACAGTGATGGCGACTTATCTGAAGAGGATTCATCGGGAGGAGTGCAAGAAACAAGTTTGAAGCTATTTGGGAAGACGGTTATCATCCCAGACCCAAAGAAAGTTTGCTCCTCGGATGGGGGCTGCGGAGATGGTGAGAAAAGCTCCCAACCTTCTAAGCAAGAAGTGTTACAAGCATCCTCGATTGGAGGGGTGGCAGCGTACCCTACCCATAATGGATGGCTTCTTCCATACCATTCTTTCCAGTTTCATATGGGTGATTCAGGGAATGCTAGGATTTCCCCTCTTCATGTATGGTGGCCTTACTATGGTTTCCCGGCCGGCCATCCAAGAGGATTTAGTATGGGGCTGCCTACTGAAGGTACCTGTGAGAGTGATACCGGCAAGAGCCTTTCAGCTGAATCTAGTTCAGACTGCCTAGGCAATGTTCAGACAACGGCCCCTACCAACTGCAAAGTTGTCAAGGAGCCACTTGGGGCAATTCAGGTGCCAGAGTCAGCTCTAAGTTTTGAGCTGAAACCGAGCACGAATTCGGCCTTTGCAAGAGTGAAGCCGGGAAGCAGCAGAGATCATTCTCTAAGGGGATTTATGCCATATAAAAGGTGTAAGGTCGAATAA
- the LOC105914301 gene encoding uncharacterized protein LOC105914301 produces the protein MLRGQAVAAVPGLTTGSSSTIGITTFFWMMCEIDSIRWSCIKNKMEESIIARISVTWRGSRLDVDADPSCTGIELNPPPSEALKRMHMLACDPSIIAIMNKHKWRVGIMTEMAPVGYVGVSC, from the exons ATGCTCCGCGGGCAGGCGGTGGCTGCGGTGCCGGGACTCACGACGGGAAGCTCGAGCACGATCGGCATTACCACGTTCTTTTGGATGATGTGTGAAATTGATAGCATAAGATGGTCTTGCATCAAGAACAAGATGGAAGAGAGCATAATAGCTCGAATTTCAGTCACCTGGAGGGGCAGCCGGCTTGATGTGGATGCAGATCCAAGCTGTACTGGGATTGAG CTGAATCCTCCACCTTCAGAAGCTCTGAAAAGAATGCACATGCTTGCATGTGACCCTAGTATAATTGCGATCATGAACAAG CATAAATGGCGAGTTGGAATCATGACCGAAATGGCTCCTGTCGGATATGTAGGCGTCAGTTGTTGA